In a single window of the Candidatus Melainabacteria bacterium genome:
- the folE gene encoding GTP cyclohydrolase I FolE: protein METILPKANQLKPKGSSATRASAVGESTHAALKMDLEKIAEGVRLILEGVGEDPSRPELLETPARVARMYRELLYGTGIDAGAEITCTFNEENDDLVLVKDIPFSSVCEHHLVPFIGIAHVAYIPNQGKITGLSKLARVVELASRKLQVQERMTGQIADAIMRRLDPLGVIVVLEAEHFCMSIRGVRKAGTRTVTSAARGALQEDKSARAEVMAFIHNK, encoded by the coding sequence ATGGAGACCATCTTGCCCAAGGCTAATCAGCTCAAACCAAAAGGTTCAAGCGCGACGCGTGCAAGCGCAGTTGGCGAATCAACGCATGCTGCCTTGAAGATGGACCTTGAAAAAATTGCCGAGGGCGTGCGTCTTATTCTTGAAGGCGTGGGCGAAGATCCTTCTCGACCGGAGCTTCTGGAAACTCCAGCGCGCGTCGCCCGCATGTATCGCGAGCTCTTGTACGGCACGGGAATCGACGCCGGTGCTGAGATCACTTGCACCTTCAACGAAGAAAATGATGATCTGGTGCTCGTCAAAGACATTCCGTTTTCAAGTGTTTGTGAGCATCATCTTGTTCCTTTTATAGGGATCGCTCACGTCGCCTATATACCGAACCAGGGCAAAATCACCGGGCTCTCCAAATTAGCTCGGGTTGTCGAGCTAGCATCACGGAAGTTGCAAGTGCAAGAACGCATGACCGGTCAAATCGCCGATGCAATCATGCGCAGATTAGACCCTCTTGGTGTCATCGTAGTGCTCGAAGCCGAACACTTTTGCATGAGCATTCGAGGCGTTCGCAAGGCTGGTACGAGAACCGTAACTAGCGCCGCGCGTGGTGCCTTGCAAGAAGACAAGAGTGCGCGTGCGGAAGTAATGGCTTTTATTCATAACAAGTAG
- the fabZ gene encoding 3-hydroxyacyl-ACP dehydratase FabZ has product MSTATTSEITLDITQIKAILPHRYPFLLVDRVTQVIPGQKAVGFKNLTANEDFFNGHFPFKPIMPGVLMIEALAQLGCICVLMEEEFKGHLAVFTGIDGVKFRTMVVPGDRLDMEVELTKRRGPLGKAKVLAKVGDKIAVEGEITFAITKPEESTSQV; this is encoded by the coding sequence ATGAGCACCGCTACGACGTCAGAAATTACCCTGGACATCACCCAGATCAAGGCGATTTTGCCTCATCGTTATCCTTTTCTGCTTGTGGACCGGGTCACACAAGTGATACCGGGACAGAAAGCAGTGGGCTTCAAGAACCTCACCGCCAACGAAGATTTCTTCAACGGACATTTCCCTTTCAAGCCAATTATGCCTGGTGTTTTAATGATCGAAGCTCTCGCACAGCTCGGCTGCATCTGCGTTTTGATGGAAGAAGAATTCAAAGGTCATCTGGCTGTGTTCACGGGCATTGATGGTGTAAAGTTCCGCACCATGGTTGTTCCCGGCGATCGACTGGACATGGAAGTGGAATTGACCAAGCGTCGCGGCCCGCTGGGCAAAGCTAAAGTCCTGGCTAAGGTCGGCGACAAAATCGCAGTTGAGGGCGAGATTACTTTCGCAATCACCAAGCCAGAGGAATCAACATCACAAGTATGA
- a CDS encoding acyl-ACP--UDP-N-acetylglucosamine O-acyltransferase, translating to MNLTVHKSAVIADGAQLHETVEIGPYAVIGPNVKIGKGTKIGPHVVIDGHTTIGDDCNIYAGAAIGLDPQDLGYKGEPTGVQIGNRTTIREYCTIHRGTKEGVTVVGDDCFFMNYVHIAHDCKVGNGVIFANNSTLGGHVQVGDNAILAGYCVIHQHCRLGRMLMMSGLSATRQDMPPFAMCDGRPVTVRGINAVGLKRNKIGPANRKAIKEAYRLIYRAELNLSAALEKIEKEIEPFPEVAEIVEFYRTSKRGVISRRSDEDDEGESFE from the coding sequence ATGAATTTGACAGTACACAAATCAGCTGTAATCGCAGATGGTGCTCAGTTACACGAGACTGTCGAAATAGGACCTTATGCCGTAATTGGACCAAACGTCAAAATCGGCAAGGGCACTAAAATCGGACCTCATGTAGTGATTGATGGTCACACCACTATTGGTGACGATTGCAATATTTATGCCGGAGCCGCAATCGGTTTAGACCCGCAAGATCTTGGTTATAAAGGCGAACCGACCGGCGTTCAAATCGGAAATCGCACAACGATCCGCGAATATTGCACGATACACAGGGGCACCAAAGAGGGTGTCACAGTGGTTGGTGACGACTGCTTCTTCATGAACTATGTGCACATCGCCCACGACTGTAAAGTAGGCAATGGTGTGATCTTCGCTAATAACTCGACATTGGGCGGACATGTTCAGGTCGGTGACAATGCCATCCTGGCGGGCTACTGTGTGATTCACCAGCACTGCCGACTGGGTCGCATGTTGATGATGAGCGGCCTTTCCGCCACCAGGCAGGACATGCCACCATTTGCGATGTGCGACGGTCGTCCGGTCACGGTTCGCGGTATTAATGCGGTCGGACTGAAACGCAACAAAATTGGACCGGCTAACCGAAAGGCTATCAAAGAAGCGTACCGACTGATTTATCGGGCCGAACTCAACCTGAGCGCTGCCCTGGAGAAAATCGAGAAAGAGATCGAGCCGTTCCCCGAAGTAGCTGAAATTGTCGAATTCTATAGAACTTCGAAACGCGGGGTTATTTCCAGACGTTCCGACGAAGACGATGAAGGCGAATCATTCGAATAG
- a CDS encoding energy transducer TonB: MLKWRLKGDKMLVIRQKHLRSLILAAGCALAPLTAAWSYDLLASDMAAYRADVVRRVFDAVKNSPAYARVIIELHITALGKIKSCKVIKGSGNSELDASMMKALSEVDLKPMKFASSANDTVEIQIYFGNPVPDSNNLYLRPDEAFTFRSFGTFMQVAGPNSKSSPGAEKSDRSVRPEAARTMPAQIGAQAPFQQSEPDRLYDEEIRKLLADSPPELTFDTLQYGLNQVPDSAAQLKKADSLINDKRFLAAAHAYMLALPEQFKKGDSEAVKTLLSSLSKLVPQLQGNERFNIGMSLVNFCDRIGSRMPIGPANSKVNSAVSINAILATAQQFVDQSSSKRLGRLAYFYQKKGKALQEIGNVDKAKLAYQRCLSIMLENEDALPADVEQAFDSTVTFLASQEDWTALSQVENQRSVWQTKHPDPTNLFAINSLGKQLELALNKPEGSAADSLVERLLILIRTSSLNKQDASDRFSLLTEQSGPFASRNDIQNRVFQELDRVSRILEHRDSVSASAEPLLREIFKFAICTNSNLQQRLFQTLGDYLVAKGKAQEALLLCDLVDNLDTEDYLLLQRARANPQQQLRLKALKALGRTEEADQLQTQIKDQMQSLITANILRNIAVAESRLAKAPPYSAERIQARTLLVTSLLSQKQPDMQKVRSIFMESLQELASEKFTSASMSEYWDLSNQLISILNKAEPDLEFTTNAVEGLLRIQYKRTAHSRLSASQLSRAMPLTTILDNASLKKHPQVHLALIGNLIKFCDKQPLDDDTNKRILLRQQAVLQNKMGDTRGATKSNLELLALLEQQKIVSKSELVNQLLELARAEAASNDTAQARRHEKRAAQLGFESVDTVVTRRSLVELSKTYAAGGALKEASDALLEAVKLPQSASSAPQHVSTSELVRACEKAQQFAIAGEFFKGAIEFEKAQVRQSTTVLNSYRMEYSNLLLTEAFSGRSEQTKDSLLKQSEQLFTEAADDLIHNEGPDSKTLGGEVRRRAFVFSLNNMSEQSENLMERYKTAVANAAGGTLKIDVNVGAPPKETSDQR; encoded by the coding sequence ATGCTTAAATGGCGTCTTAAAGGGGACAAAATGCTTGTGATTCGCCAGAAGCATCTTCGCAGTCTGATACTAGCCGCTGGTTGTGCTCTCGCGCCTCTCACGGCCGCATGGTCGTATGACTTGCTTGCCTCGGATATGGCGGCGTATCGAGCTGACGTGGTTCGCAGGGTATTTGACGCTGTGAAAAACTCGCCAGCGTACGCCAGAGTAATTATTGAACTGCACATCACCGCCCTGGGCAAGATCAAATCTTGCAAGGTCATCAAAGGCTCGGGCAACTCGGAACTGGATGCTTCAATGATGAAAGCGCTCAGCGAAGTCGATTTGAAACCGATGAAATTCGCCAGTTCAGCTAACGATACCGTTGAAATTCAGATCTATTTCGGCAATCCAGTGCCTGACTCTAACAACTTGTATCTTCGACCTGATGAAGCGTTCACCTTTCGAAGTTTCGGTACGTTCATGCAGGTTGCCGGTCCCAACAGCAAAAGTTCTCCTGGTGCAGAGAAGTCAGATCGAAGTGTCAGACCAGAGGCAGCACGAACGATGCCTGCGCAGATCGGCGCTCAAGCACCATTCCAGCAAAGCGAGCCAGACAGATTGTACGACGAGGAGATTCGCAAACTGCTCGCAGATTCGCCCCCGGAGTTGACTTTCGATACGCTTCAATACGGTCTCAATCAGGTTCCTGATTCTGCCGCGCAGCTTAAGAAAGCAGATAGTTTGATAAACGATAAACGTTTTCTGGCAGCAGCACACGCATACATGTTGGCTCTGCCGGAACAATTCAAGAAGGGTGATTCTGAAGCCGTCAAAACACTACTCAGTAGCCTTTCTAAGCTTGTGCCGCAGTTGCAGGGTAATGAACGTTTCAATATTGGCATGTCACTGGTCAACTTTTGCGATCGCATCGGATCTCGCATGCCAATCGGCCCCGCCAATTCGAAAGTTAATAGCGCCGTGTCGATAAACGCAATTTTGGCCACGGCGCAGCAGTTTGTCGATCAGTCTTCGTCGAAGCGTTTGGGGCGTCTTGCTTACTTCTATCAGAAAAAAGGAAAGGCGCTGCAAGAGATCGGTAATGTGGACAAAGCAAAACTGGCGTATCAACGATGCTTATCTATAATGCTCGAAAATGAAGATGCTCTCCCTGCTGACGTCGAACAGGCTTTCGATTCAACAGTGACTTTCCTTGCCTCGCAAGAGGATTGGACTGCTCTCAGTCAGGTGGAAAATCAAAGAAGTGTCTGGCAGACCAAGCACCCTGACCCTACAAATTTGTTCGCCATCAATAGCCTCGGTAAGCAGCTTGAGCTCGCCTTGAACAAACCCGAGGGGAGCGCTGCCGACTCTTTAGTTGAGCGATTGTTGATACTGATCCGCACCTCCAGTTTGAACAAGCAAGATGCAAGTGACAGATTCAGTCTTTTGACAGAGCAATCCGGTCCTTTTGCCAGTCGAAACGACATACAGAACAGGGTCTTTCAAGAACTTGATCGCGTCAGCCGCATTCTGGAGCATCGAGATTCAGTTTCTGCATCTGCCGAGCCGCTTTTGAGGGAGATCTTCAAATTTGCAATTTGCACCAACAGCAATCTGCAACAACGGCTATTTCAAACATTAGGTGATTATCTGGTGGCAAAGGGGAAGGCTCAGGAAGCGCTTCTGCTGTGCGATCTCGTTGATAATCTTGACACGGAAGATTACCTGTTGCTTCAGCGAGCTCGTGCAAATCCTCAACAGCAGCTGCGTTTGAAAGCACTGAAAGCACTAGGGAGAACGGAAGAGGCTGACCAGTTACAAACCCAGATCAAGGACCAGATGCAGTCGCTCATTACTGCCAATATCCTTCGCAATATTGCCGTCGCAGAGAGCAGGCTCGCTAAAGCCCCGCCTTACAGCGCTGAGCGCATTCAGGCCAGAACACTGCTTGTCACCAGTTTATTGTCTCAAAAGCAACCTGACATGCAGAAAGTAAGATCTATTTTTATGGAGAGTTTGCAAGAACTGGCATCGGAGAAGTTCACGAGCGCGTCCATGAGCGAGTATTGGGATTTGTCCAATCAGCTCATCTCAATCCTGAATAAAGCCGAACCTGATCTCGAATTTACTACAAATGCGGTGGAAGGTCTTCTGCGCATACAGTACAAAAGAACGGCGCATAGCCGACTTAGTGCTTCCCAGCTTAGTCGAGCCATGCCTTTGACCACCATCCTGGATAATGCCTCATTGAAAAAACATCCTCAAGTTCATCTTGCCTTGATTGGCAATTTGATCAAATTTTGCGATAAACAGCCGCTTGACGATGACACGAACAAGCGTATTTTGTTGCGCCAGCAAGCCGTTTTGCAAAACAAGATGGGTGATACCAGGGGTGCTACCAAAAGCAACCTGGAACTGCTCGCGCTGCTAGAACAACAAAAGATAGTGAGCAAGTCTGAACTGGTGAATCAGTTACTGGAGTTGGCTCGAGCAGAAGCTGCATCTAACGATACAGCGCAGGCCCGCCGGCACGAGAAACGTGCAGCTCAGCTCGGTTTTGAAAGTGTTGATACCGTTGTTACACGACGAAGCTTAGTTGAGCTGAGCAAGACTTACGCTGCCGGTGGGGCTTTGAAGGAAGCCTCAGATGCGCTCCTGGAGGCTGTAAAACTGCCGCAGAGTGCCTCCAGTGCACCGCAACATGTTTCAACGAGTGAACTAGTGCGTGCCTGCGAGAAGGCGCAACAGTTTGCGATAGCAGGCGAATTCTTTAAGGGAGCGATAGAGTTCGAGAAGGCGCAAGTACGGCAATCAACAACAGTTTTAAACTCGTATCGCATGGAGTATTCGAATCTGTTGTTGACTGAGGCTTTCAGCGGCAGGTCTGAGCAGACAAAAGACAGTCTTTTGAAACAATCAGAGCAGTTATTTACAGAAGCCGCTGACGATCTGATTCACAATGAAGGACCAGATTCGAAAACCCTGGGTGGCGAAGTTCGTCGCAGAGCATTCGTTTTTAGTTTGAACAACATGTCAGAGCAAAGCGAGAATCTTATGGAGCGTTACAAGACAGCGGTTGCAAACGCTGCTGGAGGAACGCTGAAGATTGACGTAAATGTCGGTGCACCGCCAAAAGAGACGTCGGACCAGCGTTGA
- a CDS encoding tryptophan 2,3-dioxygenase — MTCPISSNENEKGKQYGHTSLSYNSYLKVPELKKLQICQSNPAHHDEPLFIVIHQTYELWFKLVLHEIDEAMKLLSENRVKRATHFLRRVVAIMKVLVNQIHILETMSPQDFLGFRNNLNPASGFQSTQFREIEMTCGLKDLRLLEHFKDDSIAHPELMKRYESKTLQDAYYEILRKQGFDLPGPYEVDENDPESLKRENIRIQSLRKLYENLEEYADLNDLAEVMIDIDEQIALWRTNHAIVVERVIGFKRGTGGSEGVGYLRSTLTKRCFADLWKVRTVLDVPAIACGP, encoded by the coding sequence ATGACCTGCCCAATATCCAGCAATGAAAATGAGAAAGGCAAACAATACGGCCATACTTCTTTGAGCTACAACAGCTATCTCAAAGTTCCAGAGTTGAAGAAGTTGCAGATTTGTCAGTCGAATCCCGCTCACCATGACGAACCGTTGTTCATAGTGATTCACCAGACTTATGAGCTCTGGTTCAAGCTTGTTTTGCACGAAATCGACGAAGCGATGAAACTGTTGTCTGAAAATCGTGTCAAGCGAGCCACCCATTTTTTGCGGCGCGTCGTAGCCATAATGAAGGTGCTCGTCAATCAGATTCATATTCTCGAGACAATGTCTCCTCAAGATTTTTTGGGATTTCGCAATAACCTCAATCCGGCCAGCGGTTTTCAGTCAACCCAATTTCGTGAGATCGAAATGACCTGCGGTTTGAAGGATCTGAGACTTCTCGAACACTTCAAAGACGACAGCATTGCTCATCCCGAGCTGATGAAGCGCTATGAGTCAAAGACGCTTCAGGACGCTTATTATGAGATTTTGCGCAAGCAAGGGTTTGACCTTCCGGGTCCATACGAAGTCGACGAAAATGATCCGGAGTCATTGAAGAGAGAAAACATCCGCATTCAATCTCTGCGGAAGCTCTACGAAAACTTGGAAGAGTATGCCGATTTGAATGATCTGGCTGAGGTGATGATCGATATAGACGAACAGATCGCTCTCTGGCGCACAAATCATGCCATCGTTGTAGAACGCGTGATTGGCTTCAAACGAGGCACCGGCGGCAGCGAAGGCGTTGGTTATCTGCGCTCTACTTTGACCAAGAGATGCTTCGCAGACCTGTGGAAAGTGCGTACAGTTCTAGATGTTCCTGCGATCGCATGTGGTCCCTGA
- a CDS encoding MFS transporter: protein MSSQTTDPPTTPSRTSGYGSLFRNRQFMQLWIAQVFSQFADRAVFVLFVAVLTAKQVTRVAGHEIGAAQMTSILYVAFTIPAVVLSPVAGVYVDRWSNRSVLVFSNLARCVCVALVAVPWITNSPMATFALAFLLSIGSQFFGPAETSSIPRIVKSEELYAANSLFFTTMMIALGFGFAIGEPIIEQSGTKGAPWVVAAGFLIAAILVCSIKDNKRSETRREAWWEELRFGIAYIVNNPLVFRAIVKITLLFSTIITLNIIAVGLAEQVMHIEAFQFGYIIAAAGLGMGIGNFGVSHYARHINPPLLAYGGFTALGLFMCGLASLGYMQLFLFPHLGWHNVYFSGWLMTIPLLFSVLIGISCACVAVPTQAALQAAVPEDLRGKVFAAQNTAMSAASTIPVILTGVFADNLPGGVSTTLLILGIPTFVAGLHHFSETKREEAKPA from the coding sequence GTGTCATCTCAAACCACAGATCCTCCAACCACTCCATCCAGAACAAGCGGTTACGGATCTCTTTTTCGCAATCGTCAGTTCATGCAGCTCTGGATTGCGCAGGTATTTTCACAGTTTGCCGACCGGGCAGTCTTCGTCTTGTTCGTTGCCGTCTTGACGGCAAAACAAGTAACCCGCGTTGCCGGCCATGAAATCGGCGCGGCCCAGATGACGAGCATACTCTATGTTGCTTTTACAATTCCTGCCGTGGTGTTAAGTCCGGTGGCAGGCGTATATGTTGATCGGTGGTCGAATCGATCGGTGCTGGTTTTCTCCAACCTCGCACGTTGCGTTTGCGTAGCCCTGGTGGCGGTACCGTGGATTACAAATTCACCGATGGCTACCTTCGCACTGGCGTTTCTTCTTTCTATCGGATCGCAGTTTTTTGGACCGGCCGAGACGTCATCTATTCCTCGCATTGTAAAAAGCGAAGAACTTTATGCCGCCAATTCACTCTTTTTCACGACTATGATGATCGCACTCGGATTCGGTTTTGCCATAGGCGAACCGATCATCGAGCAATCAGGCACCAAAGGTGCTCCGTGGGTAGTGGCAGCCGGATTTTTGATTGCCGCCATTCTGGTCTGCTCTATTAAGGATAATAAGCGCTCGGAAACCAGGCGAGAAGCCTGGTGGGAGGAATTGAGATTCGGCATCGCCTACATCGTCAACAATCCACTCGTCTTCAGAGCGATAGTCAAAATTACTCTCTTGTTCAGCACAATCATTACTCTGAACATCATCGCAGTCGGTCTGGCCGAACAAGTCATGCACATAGAAGCATTCCAATTCGGCTACATTATTGCCGCCGCCGGTTTGGGAATGGGAATCGGAAATTTTGGAGTCAGCCATTATGCGCGACACATAAATCCTCCCCTTCTCGCTTACGGCGGTTTCACGGCCCTTGGACTGTTTATGTGCGGTCTGGCCAGTCTGGGTTATATGCAACTATTCCTGTTTCCGCATCTCGGCTGGCATAACGTTTACTTCAGTGGCTGGCTCATGACAATTCCTTTACTTTTTTCTGTTCTGATCGGAATTTCATGCGCATGCGTGGCAGTGCCCACCCAGGCGGCGCTTCAGGCTGCAGTGCCCGAAGATCTGCGCGGTAAGGTCTTCGCCGCTCAAAACACGGCGATGTCGGCTGCATCGACTATCCCTGTGATACTCACGGGCGTGTTCGCAGATAACCTACCAGGCGGCGTTTCGACGACTCTTTTGATTCTGGGAATACCGACTTTTGTCGCCGGATTGCATCACTTCAGTGAGACAAAACGAGAGGAAGCAAAGCCGGCGTAA
- a CDS encoding glycosyltransferase family 2 protein, with the protein MRDRIILAALTLAVWIGLKSIDDFVTGPEVLILLSVAVVVMVTHSVWLMAAQGRWRRKARKAGLVKQPDGSYLAVTGKDTDPDDAWKPWIDIFIAAKNEQRVIENTIRNFFKLDYENFYLWIIDDCSTDETPFILERLKKEFPRLRVINRTYGSCPGKSAALNEALPRAKGEVVAVFDADAYVAPNFFALTLPVLDQEGVGAVQAQKRIFEHQTGTLVECQASEYAMDTHFQMGRDLIGGAVELRGNGQLIKRAALIDVGGWNNKSLTDDLDLSMRLLVSNWDVRFCPHAYVWEEGVPTIKGLLRQRRRWAEGSIRRYLDYIFPLNSPTRLSLVERLDTIAFTVYFVVPALMFLEVTSEITRLSMGVPTYGKFFALISLAVFIVSQLNLFVAIRLYRNKMSIWRTLWHSFQVGTYVFAHWVPVIFVSFCQIIFGKSASTWHPTEHVGVAHSLTDAT; encoded by the coding sequence ATGAGAGATCGAATAATCCTAGCTGCATTAACGCTCGCCGTCTGGATCGGACTGAAGTCAATCGATGATTTCGTCACCGGTCCGGAGGTTCTGATTTTGCTTTCTGTAGCGGTCGTCGTTATGGTGACGCACAGCGTCTGGCTCATGGCCGCGCAGGGAAGGTGGCGCCGGAAAGCTCGCAAGGCAGGATTGGTCAAACAGCCCGACGGCAGCTATCTGGCAGTAACCGGCAAAGACACCGACCCAGACGATGCGTGGAAGCCCTGGATTGACATTTTCATCGCCGCCAAAAATGAGCAGCGCGTAATAGAAAATACGATCCGCAATTTCTTCAAGCTCGATTACGAGAATTTCTATCTCTGGATCATCGACGATTGCTCAACTGATGAGACACCTTTCATTCTCGAACGTTTAAAGAAAGAATTTCCTCGCTTACGTGTCATCAATCGCACTTATGGAAGCTGCCCGGGTAAATCTGCAGCTTTGAACGAAGCACTGCCGCGTGCTAAGGGCGAAGTGGTGGCAGTTTTCGATGCAGATGCTTACGTGGCACCTAACTTTTTTGCACTGACTCTGCCTGTTCTCGATCAAGAGGGAGTCGGTGCGGTGCAAGCACAAAAACGAATTTTTGAGCACCAGACTGGCACTCTGGTCGAATGCCAGGCTTCAGAATACGCCATGGATACTCACTTCCAGATGGGGCGTGACCTCATCGGTGGTGCCGTGGAATTGCGTGGCAACGGTCAGCTCATAAAGCGAGCCGCGTTGATTGACGTCGGCGGTTGGAACAATAAGTCGCTCACAGACGATCTCGACTTGAGCATGCGTTTACTCGTCAGCAATTGGGACGTCAGATTCTGCCCGCATGCGTATGTCTGGGAAGAAGGCGTTCCTACTATCAAGGGCTTGTTGAGGCAGCGCAGAAGATGGGCGGAGGGCAGCATTCGACGCTATCTCGATTACATCTTTCCGCTTAATTCACCCACCAGACTTTCTCTTGTTGAGAGACTCGATACGATCGCATTTACCGTCTATTTCGTTGTGCCCGCACTGATGTTTCTTGAAGTGACAAGCGAGATAACCAGACTGTCGATGGGCGTTCCCACATACGGCAAGTTTTTCGCGCTGATATCACTGGCAGTGTTCATCGTCAGTCAGTTGAATCTGTTCGTGGCGATTCGCCTTTATCGAAACAAGATGTCGATCTGGCGCACACTCTGGCATAGCTTCCAGGTCGGTACATATGTTTTCGCACACTGGGTACCTGTAATTTTCGTCTCCTTCTGTCAGATTATTTTCGGCAAGAGTGCATCGACATGGCATCCGACAGAGCACGTCGGCGTAGCTCATTCACTTACTGACGCAACATAG
- a CDS encoding SDR family oxidoreductase codes for MRKEPVLVTGATGYVGNRLVPRLLEAGFRVRACGRSIEKLRSKAWAKHPAVELVTADFFDRDSVMAAAQGCFAAYYFVHSMDGASREFEERDREAALNMVAAAESAHLEQIIYLGGLGEDNQDISKHLKSRNEVAEILQTGQVPVTVLRAAMIIGSGSVSFEILRYLVERLPVMITPRWVTTPNQPIAIKNVLTYLIGCLDNEKTIGQTFDIGGEEILTYRDLMTTYAEEAELPPRKIISVPVFTPRLSSLWIHLVTPVPAYIARPLAEGLRTPVVCQENRIRDIIPQELMTCRAAIKLALDKVQHQQVESHWTDAGLLRHPEWASPEEPHWAGGTVYSDCRRVVVEAQPSDIWKPVVRLGGTTGWYYGNWLWRLRGLMDRVVGGVGLKRGRRHPYELSPGDALDFWRVSSVIPDERLVLVAEMKLPGQAVLEFRIKKLDATRTEVLQIARFLPKGLLGIAYWYAVMPLHNVVFNGMLEGIARASGYKTVEGPKLAAVPQLSSKLSAAGT; via the coding sequence ATGAGAAAAGAGCCTGTTTTAGTGACTGGTGCCACAGGATACGTGGGAAATCGGCTCGTACCGAGATTACTCGAGGCAGGGTTCAGAGTGCGCGCTTGTGGTCGCAGTATCGAGAAACTGCGCAGCAAAGCATGGGCTAAGCACCCGGCTGTCGAGTTAGTGACCGCTGACTTCTTCGACAGAGATTCTGTGATGGCCGCAGCGCAAGGATGTTTCGCTGCCTATTACTTCGTACACTCGATGGATGGCGCATCGAGAGAGTTTGAGGAACGAGACCGAGAAGCAGCCCTGAACATGGTGGCTGCCGCAGAGTCGGCACATCTTGAGCAGATCATCTATCTCGGCGGTCTCGGCGAAGACAACCAGGACATAAGCAAGCATTTAAAATCTCGCAACGAAGTTGCCGAGATTCTCCAGACTGGTCAGGTACCAGTGACGGTACTCCGCGCGGCGATGATCATTGGCTCCGGCAGCGTCTCGTTTGAAATCCTCCGCTACCTTGTCGAGAGGCTGCCGGTCATGATCACGCCACGCTGGGTCACCACTCCGAACCAGCCTATCGCTATAAAGAATGTTCTTACTTACTTGATCGGTTGTCTTGATAACGAAAAAACCATAGGGCAGACCTTCGACATCGGTGGAGAAGAAATTCTCACTTATCGCGATTTGATGACGACCTACGCCGAAGAGGCGGAACTACCTCCACGCAAGATAATTTCGGTGCCGGTATTCACTCCAAGGTTGAGTTCACTGTGGATTCACCTGGTCACGCCAGTACCCGCCTACATCGCTCGCCCTCTCGCTGAGGGATTGCGCACGCCTGTGGTCTGTCAGGAGAATCGGATTCGAGACATCATCCCCCAGGAGTTGATGACTTGCAGGGCAGCCATAAAGTTGGCTCTCGATAAAGTGCAACATCAGCAGGTGGAAAGCCACTGGACTGATGCCGGACTGCTTCGTCATCCTGAGTGGGCGAGCCCGGAAGAGCCACACTGGGCGGGCGGCACCGTATACAGTGACTGCCGCCGGGTGGTTGTCGAAGCGCAACCGAGCGATATATGGAAGCCAGTGGTCCGGTTGGGTGGAACGACCGGCTGGTACTACGGGAACTGGTTATGGCGACTGCGCGGTCTGATGGACCGTGTAGTTGGCGGCGTCGGTCTCAAACGCGGTCGCAGGCATCCATATGAACTGTCACCTGGTGACGCGCTCGATTTCTGGCGGGTCTCGAGTGTAATTCCAGATGAGAGGCTCGTTCTGGTAGCTGAAATGAAGCTGCCAGGGCAGGCTGTGCTCGAATTTCGAATAAAGAAACTCGATGCGACCAGAACTGAAGTGCTGCAAATCGCCAGGTTTCTGCCCAAGGGTCTGCTTGGCATTGCTTACTGGTATGCCGTGATGCCGCTGCACAATGTTGTTTTCAACGGCATGCTCGAAGGAATAGCCAGAGCCAGCGGCTACAAAACGGTTGAAGGACCGAAACTAGCAGCGGTGCCACAGCTCAGCTCGAAACTTTCTGCGGCCGGCACTTAG